The segment GGGGCGCTGGACGCCAAGGTGCGCGAGGATCTGCGGGCCTGGCTGCGCCGACTGCACGACGAGGTGCACGTCACCACGGTGCTGGTCACCCACGACCAGTCCGAGGCGCTCGATGTCGCCGACCGGATCGCGGTGCTCAACAAGGGCCGCATCGAGCAGGTCGGCTCACCGACCGAGGTCTACGACGAGCCGGCCAATCCGTTCGTCATGTCGTTTCTCGGCACGGTGTCGCTGCTGAACGGGAACCTGGTGCGCCCGCACGACATCCGCGTCGGCCGCAATCCCGATATGGCCATCGCCGCCGGCGACGGGACCGCCGAGTCGACCGGGGTCACCAGGGCCACCATCGACCGGGTCGTGACACTGGGCTTCGAGGTGCGCGTCGAACTGATCAGCTCGGTCAACGGCACCCCGTTCACCGCGCAGATCACCCGGGGTGACGCCGAAGCCCTGGGGCTACGCGCCGGCGACACCGTCTACGTACGGGCCACCCGGGTGCCGGCCATCGCCGGCGAACGGCCGAACGCCGAGCCGCGCGCCGAGGCGCTCACCTAGAGCGGCGCCAGCCGGTCGGCCCACGGCGACGCCTCTTCGAGTTGCGCGGCGAGCCGGATCAACAGGGCCTCCCCGGCCAACGGCGCCACGAATTGCACGCCCAGCGGCAGGCCGTCGTCGGTCCAGTGCATCGGCAGGCTGATCGCGGGGCGCCCGGTGAGGTTGGCCAGCTGCGTATAGGGCACCCAGCCGAGGTTCTTGTCGACCATGTCGTCGACGATCTTGGTGTGCCGCAACAGTTTTGCAGTGCGGGTCTTGAGCAGCACATCCGCGCCCCTGGCCAGCGCGGCCGGCAGCTCGAACTCGCCGATCCGGGGTGGCGGGGTGGCCAGAGTGGGGGTGAGCAGCAGATCGTAGGTTTGGAAGTAGGTGCTCAGCCTGCGGGTGTGTTCGTGGCGGCGCTGCACCGCGTCGACGTAGGCGACACTGCTGGTGGCCCGACCGAGGGCGGCCATGATCAGGGTGTCACGTTCGAAGGCGTCATCGCCGGCGCCGGACCGGCGTTTGGCCTCATCGACTTCGTAGGCGATGTACACGAACCAGGTGAGCAGGAACTCGCGTGCCAGCTCGGCGTCGTCGAACGGGGCGGTGGGGAGTTCCTCCACATGGTGGCCGAGATCGGTGAGCACCCGCACCGCATTCTCGACCGCGGCGTATGCCTCGCGGTGCGGTGTCGGGGTGATCGCCGAGGGCACCCGCACGCCGATCCGCAGCGTGCCGGGGTGCTGCCCGACGACGGATGCGTACGTCGCCGGCGCCGGCGCCGGCACATACGGCCCGAACGGCTCGCCGCCGGCGATGACGTCGAGCATGGCGGCGGTGTCGCGGACCGTGCGCGACACCACGCCCTGCACCGCGGCGCCGTGCATGAACTCGGACTGGCCGGGACCCATCGGCGTCACCCCGCGCCCGGGCTTGAGGCCGACGAGCCCGCAGCAGGCGGCCGGGATCCGGGTCGACCCGCCGCCGTCGTTGGCACCCGCACATGGCACGATGCCCGCGGCGACCGCGGCCGCCGAACCGCCCGAGGAGCCGCCGGGCGTGTGCGCGAGGTTCCACGGATTGCGTGCGGGTCCCCAGAGTGCCGGTTCGGAGATGGCCTTCGCGCCGAACTCGGGCAGATTCGTCTTCCCGAAGATCACCAGACCGGCATCGATCCAGCGCTGTACCACGGTGGCGTGTTCGGTGGTTGCGACGTCTTTGAGTGCCCGCGATCCGCCGGAACTCGGCAGCCCGGCGTAGTCCTGGGCGAGGTCCTTGATCAGGAAGGGCACGCCGGCGAACGGGCCGGTCAGGTCGTCGGTGGGAGCGGCCGGGACATCGCGGACGATGGCATTGATCTTCGGGTTCACCGCGGCGGCACGTTCGGTGGCCAGCGTGAGCAACTCCGAGGCCCGTACCTGCTTGTCGGCCACCAGCTTCGCCAGGCCGGTCGCGTCATGGCTGCGGTACTCGTCGAACCTCATGACGCCAGACTAGGGGAGGCTCCCGTCGGTGACGTGTGCTTGCCCGTTCCGGCCGGTCAGGCCGCGGCGGACAGCGCCAGCGCGGCGTCGAAACGGTCCAGTACCGTCTCGGCCACCAATCGGTGCGCACCGAGCGGTGCGGCCATGGGGATGCCTTGGGACACAGCGAAATCCGCGACCCGGTCGGTGATCTTGCCGTGTGCCAGAAACCACGGCGCGATGACGACGCGGTCGGCGCCGAGTCGGCGCAGTCGGTGCACCGCGGACGGCAGCGACGGTTTCGGTCCGGTGGCGAAGGCCGAGGTGACCCCGATCCACCGGGTGTCGACCGCGACGGCGGATGCCACCGTCGAGGTACGCGCATTCGCCTGTGCCCGCGACGAACCGACCGCGGTCACGATCACGCCGACATCCGAATCCTGTGCGGCCACACCGGCTTCGGCGATCCGGCGGCGCAACACCGCGATCAACTGATCATCCTCGCCGAGCACCTCGGCTTGCAGCGCCCGCACCCCGCTGGCGTCGATCATCGCCGGGATGTCACTGCGTGCGTGATAGGCGTCCGCCAACAACAGTGGCGTGACCACGGCGCGGTCGCCGATCTCACGCAACACGTCCACCAGGTTGGGCGTGCTCTGCTCGCAGAACGCGGGCAGCACGTCCAGTCCCGGCCGCAGCCTACGGATCGTCTCGGCCACCGCATGCGTGGTCGCCGCCGAGCGTGGATCGGCGCTGCCGTGCGCGGTGAGCACCAGGACCGGCGCGCTCACCGCGACCTCACGATGCGTGCAGACCGCATTCCGTCTTCGCCTGGCCGGCCCACCGGCCACTGCGCGGGTCGGCACCCGCGATCGGCTTGCTGGTGCACGGTGCGCAACCGATCGACGGGTACCCCTCGTACACCAGCGGATTGACCAGGATGTCGTTGGCGTCGATATAGGCCTGCATGTCCTCGTCGCTCCACGCGGCGATGGGATTGATCTTCACCAGGCCGAACGCGGCGTCCCAGCTGATCAGCGGTGCGTTGGCCCGGGTCGGCGCCTCGACACGGCGGATGCCGGTCACCCAGGCCGAGTACCCGCGCAGCGCCTTGCCCAGCGGCTCGACCTTGCGCATCCGGCAGCAGGCCGCGGCATCGCGGGCGAACAGGTCCTTGCCGTGCAGCTCATCCTGGCGGGCGACGCTGTTCTCGGGGGAGACGTTCACCACATGCACGTCGTAGACGGCCTCGACGGCGTCGCGGGTGCCGATGGTCTCCGCGAAGTGATACCCGGTGTCCAGGAACAGCACGTCGACCCCGGGCCGCACCGTGGCGGCCATCTGTACCAGGACCGCGTCCTGCATGTTCGACGCCACGATGTAGTTATCGCCGAAGTTCTCGTCGGTCCAGCGCAGCAGGTCTTCGGCCGACGCATCGGCCAGCTCCGCCGCGCCACGTTCGGCCAGCGCCTTCAGGTCGAGCTCGGTCCTCGTGTCAGTCATCGTTACCTCAAATCCGCGTCATCGGCGCGTACCGCCCACTGAGCGAAACGCTCGCCGTCCTCGCGTTGTTTCACGAAATTCCGGACAACCCGCTCGATGTAGTCACCGAGCTCGGTGGCGAGCACCTTGTGCTGGCGCAGCTTGCGGCCGAAGCCGCTGTCCAGGCCCAGGCTGCCGCCCAGGTGCACCTGGAAACCCTCTTCGGGCCCGTTGCCCTCGTCGACCATCTGGCCCTTGAAGCCGATATCGGCGACCTGGATGCGCGCGCACGAGTTCGGGCAGCCGTTGATGTTGATGGTGACCGGCACGTCGAGCTGGGCGTTGAGGTCCTCCAGCCGCTTCTCCAGCTCGGGGACCAGCACCTGGGAACGGCTGCGGGTCTCGGCGAAGCTGAGCTTGCAGAACTCGATGCCGGTGCAGGCCATCAGGTTGCGCCGCCAGTGCGACGGGGTGGACGGCAGGCCCAGCGCATCCAGGCCGGCGCGCAGCGCGTCGAGTTTCTCGTCGGGGACATCGAGGATGATCAGCTTCTGGTACGGCGTGAACCGGATCCGGTCGCTGCCCACGGACTCGGCAAGGTCGGCCACCTTGGTCAAGATGGTGCCCGAGACGCGGCCCGCGATCGGCGAGACGCCGACGGCATTGAGACCGTTCTTGAGCTTCTGCACCCCGACATGGTCGATCGGTCGGGTCACCGGTGTGGGCGCCGGACCGTCGATGAGCGGCCGCTTCAGGTACTCGGTTTCCAGAACCTCGCGGAATTTTTGGACGCCCCAGTCCTTGATCAGGAACTTCAACCGCGCCTTGGACCGCAACCGGCGGTAACCGTAGTCGCGGAAGACGCTGACCACGCCCTCCCACACGTCGGGCACCTCGGCCAGCGGCACCCAGGCGCCGACCCGCTGGCCCAGCATCGGGTTGGTGGACAGGCCGCCACCGACCCACAGGTCGAAGCCGGGCCCGTGCTCGGGGTGATTGACGCCGATGAACGCGACGTCGTTGACCTCGTGCACGACATCCTGCAGACCGGAGATGGCGGTCTTGAACTTGCGCGGCAGGTTCGAATACTCCGGCTTGCCGACGTAGCGCTTGACGATTTCGTCGACCGCCGGGGTGCCGTCGATCACTTCGTCGAGCGACTCGCCGGCCAGCGGCGAGCCGAGCACCACCCGGGGGCAATCGCCGCACGCCTCGGTGGTCTGCAGGCCGACCTGGTCGAGCCGGCGCCAGATCTCGGGCATGTCCTTGACGTCGATCCAGTGGTACTGGATGTTCTGCCGGTCGGAGATATCGGCGGTGTCGCGCGCGAACTCGGTGGAGATCCCGCCGAGGGTGCGCAGCGCGGCGGCGGTCAGGGCGCCGCCGTCGCTGCGGACCCGCAGCATGAAGTACTCGTCTTCGAGCATGTCGGTGTTCTCGTCGCCGGTCCAGGTGCCGTCATAGCCGGGCTTGCGCTGGGTGTAGAGGCCCCACCAGCGGAAACGGCCGCGCAGGTCACCCTTGTCGATGGATTCGAAGCCACCGGCGGCGTAGATGTTCTCGATGCGCGTCCGCACGTTGAGCGGGTTGTCGTCCTTCTTGGACTGCTCGTTGGCGTTGAGCGGCTCGCGGTAGCCGAGCGCCCACTGGCCCTCGCCGCGGGGCCGCTTCACCGGCTTGGCCGGCTTGTCGGCGGGTTTTGACACGGTATCGGTCATGTTGTCGGGCTCCTTGTCGGAGGAGCGGCACGTGAATCGCGCGATTCGCCGGGGGCTGGCCGGCGGCGCAGATCCGGCGGCCAGCTCACTGTATTGGCGGGCAGATTCCGTAATCGACGCAGGTCAGGACAGACAACAACAGCTGCAGATGCGCTTTAGGTCGACATGCCGCCGGACCACGAGCGCAATGCTGGTGGAGCTATCGACGGCGGCGGTCACGTCCGCCATTCTGCCACGGCTGCGTCCACCTGCCCTAACCGGACCAGATTTGGGCTCAGGGTGAGCGCAACAGGGTCTGGGACAATGCGGTCATGCGCAGTGACGGCCCCTTCGGCATCTACATCCACGTGCCGTTCTGCGCGACCCGCTGCGGATACTGCGACTTCAACACCTACACACCGGCCGAACTTGGGGGCGCCACCCCCGACGGCTGGCTGGCGGCCGTGCGGGTCGAGTTGGAGCTCGCTGCCCGCCGCGTCGGTGCCCGGCCGGTGGACACGGTGTTCGTCGGCGGGGGGACACCCACGATGCTCGGGGCTGACGGATTGGTGGCGGTGCTGGCGGCGGTGCAGGAGCGGTTCGAGCTGGCACCCGATGCCGAGGTGACCACCGAGGCCAACCCGGAGTCCAGCTCCCCGGAGCTGTTCGCCCGGTTACGCGCGGCCGGTTTCACCCGCATCTCGCTGGGCATGCAGTCGGCCGCCACGCACGTATTGAAGGTGCTCGACCGGGTGCATTCGGCGGGGCGGGCCCCGGCCGCCGCAATGGAGGCCCGCGCCGCAGGGTTCGAGCACGTCAACCTGGACCTGATCTACGGCACACCCGGCGAGACCGACGATGACCTGTTGCGGTCGATCGAGACCGCGCTGGGGGCCGGTATCGACCACATTTCGGCCTACGCACTGATCGTCGAGGACGGGACCGCACTGGCCCGCCGGGTACGCCGGGGTGAACTTCCGGCACCCGACAACGACGTGCTGGCCGACCGCTACGAACTCCTGGACGCGCAGCTGTCGGCGGCCGGCCTGCACTGGTACGAGGTGTCCAACTGGAGCCGCCCCGGCGGCGAATGCCGGCACAACCTCGGCTACTGGGACGGCGGGCACTGGTGGGGTGCCGGTCCTGGTGCGCACAGCTTCCTCGGCGCGACACGCTGGTGGAACATCAAGCACCCCAACGCCTATGCCCAGGCGCTCGGCGAGGGCCGGCTGCCGGTGGCCGATTCCGAGGAGCTCGACGAGTCGGCCCGGCACATCGAGGACGTGATGCTGCGGATGCGGCTGCGCAGCGGCCTGCCGCGCGGCCTGCTCACTGCACCCGAACGGCGCCGTGCCGATACCGCGCTCACCGACGGACTGCTGGTCGCCGCCGCGGACCGGCTGGTGCTCACCGACCGGGGCCGGTTGCTGGCCGATGCGGTGGTGCGTGACCTGCTCGACGACTGAGCTCAGCCGCAGGACACGCCGACCTCCTCGGCCTGATCGGAACCCGAATGCTCTTGTGGTGTAAGCATTTCCACGATCTTGGCGGTGACCGCCGCCGCGGTCGGATGCTCCCACAACAGCGTCGGTGGCAGCGCGAGTCCGGTCTTGCGCTCCAGTTGCCGGCGCAGTGCGACGGTCATGATCGAGTCGACGCCGATCTCGGCCAGCGGTAGCCGCGGGTCGACATCGTCACCGGGCAAACCGAGTTCGGCGGCCACGGTGGTGAGCACCAGCTCGGCCACCCACGTCGCGGTGTCCACATCGTCGCGCCCGAGCGGCAACTGCAGACCAGCCAGCCCGTCGGCGTCCTCGTCCTCGCTCGGGGCGATGTCGGCGAGCATCGGTACCGAGGCGGCGTCGGCGGTCACCGGCAGCACGACGATATGGGCCTGATCGGCCCGCACCGCCAGGTCCAGTGCGCGCATCGCGTCGTCGGCGCCCACCGTGCCCATCCCCAGCGCGGACAGCTGCGCCGCGACAAAGCTTGACGCCGAACCCATTCCGAGTCCGCGCCAGGCGGTCCAGGCCACCGCCGTGGTGCGGTCACCGAGGCTGCGGCGGTGCTGTGCGAAGCTGTCGAGGAACGCGTTCGCGCAGGCGTAGGCGCCCTGGCCGGGGAAGCCCGCCAGGTATCCACAGGACGAGAACAGCACCAGCCAGTCCAGCTCGCCGGGCGGGAACACCTCATGCAGGGTGAGCGTGCCATCCACCTTGGGGCGCATGGCTTTTGCGAAATCCTCCGCGGTGCTGCCGGTCAGTAGCGCGCCGGCCTCCACGCCGGCGGCATGCACCACGCCGCGCACCGGCGGCAGGTCGGACAGGGTCGCGCGCAGCGCCTCGGCCGCACCGGGTGCGGCGATGTCGACGGCCGCCACCCGCACCGACACGCCGCGTTCCTCCAGCGACAGGATGGTGCGGATCGGCTCCTGGTCGGGGACCCAGGACGCCCGGTCGGCGAGACCGCTGCGGGACACCAGCACGATGCGCCGGGCCCCCAGATCGGCCAGTCGGGCGGCGACGCGCACACCCAGGGCGCCGGTGCCGCCGGTGATCAGATAGGTGCCTGCCGGCGAACAGGACAGGGTGGTTCGCCTGCTCGACTCGGCCGGGGCCAGGCGCGCGGTCAGGGCGATATCGTCGCGGACCACGACGACACCATGACCGCCCAGTGATCCGAGCACGCCGACCGGCAGGCTGTCATCGGCGGTGTCCAGGACGCCGCCCCACAGCCCGGGGTGCTCGGCCGCCGCGACGCGGGACAGGCCCCACAGCGGTGAGCCGCCGATGTCGCTGCCCTCGTACACGCCCCGGGTCAGTGCCCACAGTTGCGCCGGTGCAGCACGTTCCAGCAGTACGGTGAGGCTCTCGTGCACCCGCAGGACGGTGTCGAGGGGAGCGTCGCCGGGGTGCGGAAGCACCAGGACGACCGCGCCGGCGCTCAGTGAAGCCGGGATCTCCTCGGCCGATCGGCACAACCGGTGGTCCACGTCAGCGGCGGCGAGATCCCGCATGCACCAGGCCAGTGTCTCGGCATCGCCGCCGACCAGGATCACCTGCGCGGGTGTGGTGGCCTGCCACGGGGTCGGATGCCACTGCAGCTGTTGCATCATGCGGCTGACATCGTTGCCGCCGGGGTTCTCCAGCTGATCGAAGAACATGCCGTCGATCGCACCGACCACCGTGCCGTCGGCGTCGGCGATCGTGACATCGGCGACCGTGCTGCCGGTACCGCGGCGAATATGCAGGAATGCCACCGGGACCGGCGCGCCGCGCAGCGCCACCCGGTCGATGCGGGCGGGCATCCGCAACCGCAGCGGGCTGTCGAACACCGTCGAGGCCGCTGAGGTCGCGGCGTCCAGCAGACCGGCCCAGGTGTCCGGGGTGGTGCCGTCGGGTTCGACGCGCACCACGGCCAGCATCTCGCCGTCACCACGGCGCAGTTCGGTGATCTCCCAAGGGAATCCCATGGCCGTCACGCCCAGCTCGGCGAGCGTGTCCACGACGTGTCCGGCGGCCTGCACCGTGCTGCAACGGCGGCGCACCCCGGCGATGTCGATGGCCGGCAGCGGGGTCTGTGCGGCGGATGCGACGGCCGTGCAATGGGTGAGCCAGCCCCCGCCGTCGGCATCGGTGCCGGTCGCGGTGTCCTCGATCCGGGAGGCCAGCGCCAGCGCCCGGTCCTGCAGCACGACCTGCACCGACCGGGCCCGCCCCGGTGCCACCGGGGTGCGCAGCCGTACGTCAACGATTTCGCTGCCCGCAGCGGTGGCGATGTCGCTGCCCGCAGCGGTGGCGATCTCGCTGCCCGCAGCGGTGGCGATCTCGCCACCGGCGGCATTGAGGAACGTGTTGAGCAGCACTGCGGCCGGGATGATCTCGGTGCCTTGGACCGGGTGATCGCCCGGATAGGGCCGGGTGTCCATGTCGAGCTGGGTCTGCCACACCTTGGCAGGCACCGCGGCGGTCACCTCGAGGCGCCCCCCGAGCAGGGTGTTGGTCTGCGGGTCGTGCACCGCACCACCGCCCGGCGGTGCGGCGGGGGTGCGCCAGAACCGGCGATGCTGCCACTGGGTGCCGGGAAGATCGTGCGCCCAGCCGGTATGCGACGGGCCGAGCCGCACCGGTGCGCCGTGGCAGTGCAGTGCGGCCATCGTGGTGGTGACCGAGCGCACCTCCGGCATGTTGCGGCGGTGCAGCGGCAGCACCGCGTACTCGTCGAGACCGGCCGCGGTGAGGGTGTCGACGATGGAGTGGCTGACCACCGGGTGCGGGGCGATCTCCAGGAACAGCCGGTGCCCGTCCTCGGCGGCGGCGGTCACGGCTTCGGTGAACCGGACCCGACCGCGCAGGTTGGCCACCCAGTAGTCGCCGTCCCGTGGGGCCGCCGACCGCGGGTCGGCCATGGCCGTGCTGTAGAGCGGAATGCGCGCAGGCCGCGGGGACAACGCGCCGGTGAGCCGGGCCAGTTCGCCGGTCAGGGCGTCCATTGCCGGGCTGTGGAACGCGACATCGGTGTTCACCGCGCGGGTCACGATGCCCTGTGCCGACCATTCGGCGGCGATGGCCCGCACCGCGTCGGCGGTGCCGGAGATGACCGTCGATTCCGGCGCCGCGCTGATCGCGGCGACGACCTGGTGTTGGCCGGCCAGGCGTTGCTCGGCGTCGGCGAACGACAGCGCAACCAGCGCCATCGCTCCCGCGCCCTGCACGGAACGGAAACCGCGGGCCCGGTAGCAGGCGATCCGCGCGCCGTCGGCCAGATCGAAGACGCCGGCGATGACGCAGGCGGCGACCTCGCCGACGGAGTGCCCGATCACCGCGGCCGGCGCCGCACCACGGGAGCGCAGCACCGCCGCCAGCCCGACCTGCATCGCGAAGGTCAGGGCCTGCACCTGATCGGTGCCGCCGTGCTCGCCGCCGGCCAGCGCCGCGCGGGCGGAGAAGCCGAGTTCGTCACCGAATACCGGGTCGATGGCATCGATGACGGCGGCGAATTCGGGTTCCTCGCGCAGCAGCTCGGCGCCCATGCCCACCCAGTGCGAGCCGTGTCCGGAACACACCCAGACCGCCCCGGCACCGGCGCCGGGTACCACCGAGCCGGTGGCCACCGAGGAGTGCCGCTCACCGCCGGCCAACGCGTCCAGGCCGACGATGAGTTCCTTGTGATCCGCGGCGATGACGGCCGCGCGCACCGGCTCGTGGGACCGCCGCGACCACAGGGTGCCCGCGACATCGGCCAGTGACTCGTGCGCGGACCGCAGATGGTCGCCGAGCGCCTCGGCGTTGGCCGACAGCCGCGACGGTGATCGGCCGGAGATCGGAACAACGTGATACGCCGAGGCTTTCGCTGCCTCGGTGGGTGCCGGCAGCGGCGCCTCTTCGAGCAGGACATGCGCGATGGTGCCGCCGTAGCCGTAGCTGCACACCGCGGCGCGGCGGGGCGCCTCGCCGCGCGGCCAACTTTCGGTTTCGGTGTTGACCCGCAGCCCGTTGGTGGCCCAGTCCACCGCGGTGGTGGGAGTCTGCACGCCGGCGGTCGGCGGGATCGCCTCGTGGTGCAGCGCCAGCGCGGCCTTGATCAGGCCGACCACTCCGGCGCCGCCCTCCAGGTGCCCGGTGTTCGGTTTGACCGAGCCGACCACGCAGGGCCGGTCCGCGCGGCCGGCGCCGTACACCGCGGACAACGCGGTCAGTTCGACGGGGTCACCGGTCGGGGTGCCGGTCCCGTGCGCCTCCACGAAATCGATGCCGGCCGGGTCGATACCGGCGGTGCGGCAGGTCATCCGGAACATCTGCTCCTGTGCCGCACCGTTGGGCGACATGATGCCGACGGTCCTGCCGTCCTGGGCGACGGCCCCGCCGCGCACGACGGCCAGCACCCGGTCGTGGTCGCGCTGCGCGTCGGCCAGCCGTTTGAGCACCACCACCGCGGCACCTTCACCGCGGCCGTAGCCGTCGGCGGACTCGTCGAAGGATTTGCACCGCCCGTCCGGGGCGGTGGCCCCGGCGACGTCCAGCACCCGGGTCAGGCCGGGTCCGATCAAGGCGCTGACGCCGCCGGCCAGGGCCAGCGCGGTCTCGCCGGCGCGCAGCAGCTGGCAGGCCTGATGCACGGCGACCAGGGAGGCCGCGCAGGCGGCGTCCAGCGCGACGCTGGGGCCACGCAGATCGAGCAGGTGGGAGACCCGGTTGGCGATACCGCACAGCGCGGTGCCGATCCCGGTCCAGGCCTCGATTCCGGGGAGGTCCTCCATGACGAGTTTGCCGTAGTCGTCGGAGTTCACGCCCATCAGCACCGCGGTGTCGCTGCCGGCCAGTGAACGCGGCGGCACGCCGGCGTGTTCGAGGGCCTCCCAGCTGACTTCCAGGGCCAGCCGCTGCTGCGGGTCCATGAGTTCGGCCTCGCGCGGGGACACCCCGAAGAACTCGGCGTCGAAACCCGGCAGGTCGGAAAGGAAGCTGCCGCTGCGTGTGGTCGCCTTCAGGATCGCGGCATTGCGGGGGTCCCTGCGCAGATATGGTTCCCACCGATCGGCGGGAACTTCACCGACGGCGCTGTCGCCGTCGAGCAGGAATCGCCAGAAGTCCGCCGGGGAGTTGACATCACCGGCGAGCCGGCATCCGATACCGACGATGGCGATCGGTTCCAGGGTGGGTTCCTGGTTATGCGTCACGGCTGCGAATCCTCTTCACATGATCGGTGTTTACACAGATCGTGGCACGCGACGACGCTCGGTGGCGGGCTACCTGTTGTGCCTTCGGGCACACTGGTCGCTGAGATCGCAAGCGGATCAACGGATCAACGTTCACGACGACCCCAGCAGGGCGATGATCTGCTTTTTGTCGACCTTGCCGACCGCGGTCTTGGGAAGCGACGGTAGCCCGGCCAGCATGTCCGGCTTGGCGTGCGAGGACACGCCGCGGCTGTCCAGGAAGCCGTGCAGCTCTGCCAGCGTCAGCTCCTTGCCGGAGAAAACGACTGCGGCACATATTTTTTCGCCGAGATACTCATCGGGAAGAGCCACCGCGGCCGCGGCGTAGATACCCGGATGAGCGAACAGGTGCTCTTCCAGGTCCGAAGCCGACACCGTCTCACCGCCCCGGTGGATGACGTCCTTGATGCGTCCGGTCACCTCGACGTGGCCGGCCAGTGGGCCGTCGGCGAAGATCCGCACCCGGTCCCCGGAGCGGTAGTGGCCCTGGGCGCTGAACGAGCGCGCGTTGGCTTCCTCGGCGCGGTAGTACCCGTTGATGGTGTTGGGTCCCCGCACCAGCAGTTCGCCCTCTTCACCCGGGGCCACGGCATCGCCGTGCTCGTCGACCACGAGCATCTCGTCGTGCGGGGACATCGGACGGCCCTGGGTGTGCAACAGCACCTCAACCGGGTCACCCGGACGGGTGAAGTTCAGCATTCCCTCGGCCATCCCGAAGATCTGGGACAGCCCCGGGGTGAGGTTGTCCAGGATGAACCTGGCCTCCTCGGCGGTCATCCGCGACCCACCCACCTGGACCACCCGCAGCGAGGTGGGCAGCACCGGCTCCCAGTCGCAGGCCTGCGCCCAGACCTTGGCCAGCGCGTTGACCAGGCCCGTCACCGTCACGTGGTGCTTG is part of the Mycobacterium adipatum genome and harbors:
- a CDS encoding type I polyketide synthase, whose product is MTHNQEPTLEPIAIVGIGCRLAGDVNSPADFWRFLLDGDSAVGEVPADRWEPYLRRDPRNAAILKATTRSGSFLSDLPGFDAEFFGVSPREAELMDPQQRLALEVSWEALEHAGVPPRSLAGSDTAVLMGVNSDDYGKLVMEDLPGIEAWTGIGTALCGIANRVSHLLDLRGPSVALDAACAASLVAVHQACQLLRAGETALALAGGVSALIGPGLTRVLDVAGATAPDGRCKSFDESADGYGRGEGAAVVVLKRLADAQRDHDRVLAVVRGGAVAQDGRTVGIMSPNGAAQEQMFRMTCRTAGIDPAGIDFVEAHGTGTPTGDPVELTALSAVYGAGRADRPCVVGSVKPNTGHLEGGAGVVGLIKAALALHHEAIPPTAGVQTPTTAVDWATNGLRVNTETESWPRGEAPRRAAVCSYGYGGTIAHVLLEEAPLPAPTEAAKASAYHVVPISGRSPSRLSANAEALGDHLRSAHESLADVAGTLWSRRSHEPVRAAVIAADHKELIVGLDALAGGERHSSVATGSVVPGAGAGAVWVCSGHGSHWVGMGAELLREEPEFAAVIDAIDPVFGDELGFSARAALAGGEHGGTDQVQALTFAMQVGLAAVLRSRGAAPAAVIGHSVGEVAACVIAGVFDLADGARIACYRARGFRSVQGAGAMALVALSFADAEQRLAGQHQVVAAISAAPESTVISGTADAVRAIAAEWSAQGIVTRAVNTDVAFHSPAMDALTGELARLTGALSPRPARIPLYSTAMADPRSAAPRDGDYWVANLRGRVRFTEAVTAAAEDGHRLFLEIAPHPVVSHSIVDTLTAAGLDEYAVLPLHRRNMPEVRSVTTTMAALHCHGAPVRLGPSHTGWAHDLPGTQWQHRRFWRTPAAPPGGGAVHDPQTNTLLGGRLEVTAAVPAKVWQTQLDMDTRPYPGDHPVQGTEIIPAAVLLNTFLNAAGGEIATAAGSEIATAAGSDIATAAGSEIVDVRLRTPVAPGRARSVQVVLQDRALALASRIEDTATGTDADGGGWLTHCTAVASAAQTPLPAIDIAGVRRRCSTVQAAGHVVDTLAELGVTAMGFPWEITELRRGDGEMLAVVRVEPDGTTPDTWAGLLDAATSAASTVFDSPLRLRMPARIDRVALRGAPVPVAFLHIRRGTGSTVADVTIADADGTVVGAIDGMFFDQLENPGGNDVSRMMQQLQWHPTPWQATTPAQVILVGGDAETLAWCMRDLAAADVDHRLCRSAEEIPASLSAGAVVLVLPHPGDAPLDTVLRVHESLTVLLERAAPAQLWALTRGVYEGSDIGGSPLWGLSRVAAAEHPGLWGGVLDTADDSLPVGVLGSLGGHGVVVVRDDIALTARLAPAESSRRTTLSCSPAGTYLITGGTGALGVRVAARLADLGARRIVLVSRSGLADRASWVPDQEPIRTILSLEERGVSVRVAAVDIAAPGAAEALRATLSDLPPVRGVVHAAGVEAGALLTGSTAEDFAKAMRPKVDGTLTLHEVFPPGELDWLVLFSSCGYLAGFPGQGAYACANAFLDSFAQHRRSLGDRTTAVAWTAWRGLGMGSASSFVAAQLSALGMGTVGADDAMRALDLAVRADQAHIVVLPVTADAASVPMLADIAPSEDEDADGLAGLQLPLGRDDVDTATWVAELVLTTVAAELGLPGDDVDPRLPLAEIGVDSIMTVALRRQLERKTGLALPPTLLWEHPTAAAVTAKIVEMLTPQEHSGSDQAEEVGVSCG